The genomic DNA GGAGGTGATTGAAGAGCGATTCAGTTCGGTTGGCCCGTCTATTGGCGAGGAGCTTCGGGCGAAAGCGCTAGTCGCGATCGCTTTGGTCGTGACCGGTATCGTGCTGTTCGTGGCATTTAGTTTTCGGCGGGGAATGGATACAGAGGGCAACTATCTTAACGAAGGAGTTTCATCGTGGTATTACAGCCTGGCGGCGATCGTTGCGCTCATCTTTGATATTCTTATTCCGACCGGTTTGTTCGCGCTTTTGGGCGTTGCTCTTGGGGCAGAAGTTGATGTTCTGTTTGTGACGGCTCTGCTCGCGATCATCGGTTTCTCAGTGAACGATACGATCGTGGTCTTTGACCGGGTTCGTGAAAATTTGCAAGTTAATCGAGAGACAAATCACAAAGAGAATTTTGATGAAACAGTTGGCAAAAGTTTGACTCAAAGTTTTGCCCGCTCGATCAATACATCGCTTACTACGTCGCTTGTGCTGATCGCGTTGTATGTATTCGGTGGTGCCGTAACCCAGGCGTTCGCGTTGACGTTGCTGGTCGGCGTACTTGCCGGTACATATTCCTCCTTATTTATCGCCTCACCGCTCTTGGTCAAATTTCAAGAATGGGGAGAAAAGAGAAATTCATAAAATTTGTTGACATCCCCTCGCAGATGTATATAATGGTCCATACCTCAGGAGATGGGGTTTTATTTTGACTAAAGGGTCCTTTGACAACTAAATATTGACGGAACAACTTCGACGTAAAAATCGGAGTTCCGACCAACGCGTCGGAATTGTTTTTTCTTTTGTTCCGTCCACATTAATTACCCTCATATCGGTTTCGATCGATATGAGGGCCCCGTCTTCTTTTTGAATCAAATTGAAGACAAAATGATCAATACTCTTTTAGTTATGATTCATTCTTAACTTAAGAGTTTGATCCTAGCTCAGGATGAACGCTGGCGGCGTGGATAAGGCATGCAAGTCAAGGGGCTCTTCGGAGCACCGGCAAACGGGGTAGTAACACGTAGGTTACGTACCCAGAAGTCGTGAATAGCCCGAGGAAACTCGGGGTAATACACGATACGCCTTCGGGTGAAAGATTTATCGCTTCTGGAACGGCCTGCGGGATATCAGCTTGTTGGTAGGGTAAAAGCCTACCAAGGCTATGACGTCTAGGGGAGGTGAGAGCCTGACCCCCACCATTGGAACTGAGATACGGTCCAAACACCTACGGGTGGCTGCAGTCGAGAATCATTGTCAATGGACGAAAGTCTGAACATGCGACGCCGCGTGGTTGATGAAGTCCTTCGGGGCGTAAAAACCTTTTCTGGAGGAGGAAGTTTATTGACGTTACTCCAGGAATAAGGGGTTGCTAATCATGTGCCAGCAGCAGCGGTAACACATGAACCCCAAGCGTTATCCGGATTTATTGGGCGTAAAGGGTGCGTAGGCTGCTCTGTTAGTCTTTTGTCAAAGACCTCAGCTTAACTGAGGAATGGCAAAGGAAACGGCAGAGCTCGAGGATGTGAGAGGTATACGGAACTCATGGTGTAGAGGTGAAATTCGTTGATATCATGGGGAACACCAAAGGCGAAGGCAGTATACTGGCACATTCCTGACGCTGAGGCACGAAAGCCAGGGTAGCGAACGGGATTAGATACCCCGGTAGTCCTGGCCCTAAACGATGTCCGCTAGCTTTTCGGAGTATCGACCCTCTGAGAGGCGAAGCTAACGCGTTAAGCGGACCGCCTGGGTATTACGGCCGCAAGGCTAAAACTCAAAGGAATAGACGGGGGCTCGCACAAGCAGTGGAGCATGTGGTTTAATTCGATAATAAGCGAAGAACCTTACCAAGGCTAGAAATTCAGCTGTGGGTTCCTAGAAACAGGAACCGTCTTCGAGATCGCTGAACAGGTGTTGCATGGCCGTCGTCAGCTCGTGGCTTGAGCTGTTCCCTTAAGTGGGGTAACGAGCGCAACCCTCATTGCCTGTTATACGTGTCAGGCGAGACTGCCCGGTCCTCCGGGAGGAAGGAGAGGATGACGCCAGGTCAGCATGACCCTAGACGCCTTGGGCTACACACATGCTACAATGGCGAGGACAACAGGATGCGACGGGGTAACCCTGAGCTAATCCTTATAAACCTCGCCCCAGTTCGGATTGTGGGCTGCAACTCGCCCACATGAAGTTGGAATTGCTAGTAATCGCAGGTCAGCCATACTGCGGTGAATACGTTCTCGAGCCTTGTACTCACCGCCTGTCAAGTCAAGGAAACTGAGAGTACCCGAAGTCCCGCCTCTGGCGGGCCGAAGGTAAATTCAGTAACAGGGACTAAGTCATAACAAGGCACGGCTAGCGGAAGCTGGTCGTGGAAATATCCATTTTTCTGAGTTCGCCACCGGTGAACTCAGTGAAACGGTCGGTCCTGCACCTCGATCGAGTGCAGGAAAAATCCTTCGTGGCGTATGTCATGAAGGGCAAAGGTTTTGGTCTCGGAGCCTCAAGTCGAGATCATGTGGACGGAACGAAAGAGAGAAGAATTGTCTAAGATCCTCATTGTTGACAATCAGCAATGGGGATTTTGTATTCAGCTTCTTCCCTTTACAATAGAGCGTATGTATGCTATACTTGCTTTCTATTGTTAAAGTTGTTCTTTTTAAACCACCTACGCTCACGGAGGATCCATGAGTACACCCCAACACATTCGTAGTCTTCTGGGTATGAAGAAGGTTGCGGAAAAACAGCTTCGAGAGCAAGAGCAGAATCCGGATCGCCGCGGTGGCGAACCGGAAGCAATCGGTACTATTGCCAAGCGTGAGCTGGATCGCGTGATCCACGAGCATCGCAAGGCAAGCAACTGAGGGAGGATCGCTATGTCAGGAACGGACTCAGGGGATTCCCAAGGACGGGAACGGAATGATGATCTCGATATGGATCGGGCGGCACAGACAGTGCGTCGGGTGAAAGCTCAGATCGAACAAGGGACGTATCCGGACATTCCCGAAAATCACATGCTCGAGCAGTGCTTGGTTCCGCTTGCTCGGGACATGGGATATGCCCATCTCACTGATTGATCCTGGGGCGGAGGCGGAGGAGAAAGAAGCATCTGTCGGAGGGTCCATTTGGTCCGATCGCTGATGCAAGACCCTGATAGGCAACTATCAGGGTCTTTTTTTGTACTATTGACAATATACTATATTAATAGTATGATTATATCAGATATAACCAGGGTGGTTATTGCCGTTATTTTCAAACAGGGAGTTTATTGATGCGATATACGATGCTGCTTCTTACGTTAGTTGTCACGACTATGGTTGCGACAACCGCTTTCGCAGACGAAACACCGGAGACGACGTTTCAGAAAGCGACGGCATTTGTGCTCGATTCTGAGGGTGGCTACAGCGATCATGTTGCAGACACCGGAGGTGCTACCAACTATGGAGTTACTCAGGTCGCCTACGATTCCTGGCAAGATTCTTTGGATAAGAGGCGTCGACCGGTTTCCCAGATCGAGTTGTGGGAAGTCAAAGGCATTTATTATGCTTACTGGCTTGAGGCTCGTTGCTATGAGATCGAGGAGGTTTCTCCGGCGCTAGCGATCGCTCATTTTGACTGGGCGATCAATGCGGGGCCATCACAGGCGATGCGAACGCTTCAGCGGTGCATCGGGACCGAAGCTGACGGCATTTGGGGTCCGAAAACCCGTGCTGCATTTCTGAAAAGCGATCCGGCAGAGGTGCTCGAGGAGTATTTCGAGCGCCGCGAGCGGTTCTACCGGAGTCAGCCTGAAGAGCGACGCGACGCGTTTCTCTCTGGCTGGCTGAATAGACTCGATAAACTTCGAAATTTTCTATCAGATAGGGAAGAATAATGGTGCTCAGAATTGAAGAAAACGAAACCGGCGGATGGAATGCGGAAGTTGTACATGAAGAAGATCAGCAGATTAAGGTGGCAAAGAAGGACGGGGTTGGGGGAGTCTTCCTCTGCCTTCTTGTCGCAACCCTGGTCATCCTGATTCTCTTGGCAGCTGTCTGGTAATGAGAATGAATCGACTCTCGAAGAACGTTTGCTCCGGCAAGCGTTCTTTTTTATTTTTATTGCATTGATTATGACGGTTTCTTGTCTGAAAGAGGGATTTTTGGTAGTGTAGGCGGGTGTGAGGGTATTTCTATATGGCGTGTAAGTAAACTTGCTTTGCCGGCGCTCGGACGAAACGATAACTAGTTCTCGATCGTTCCTCACTTGGCAAAGTAAGCAGAGCTTTCACACGCTTCACTCAGACGAAATGCCGCTTGGCGCTTGAATGCATTTGCCTTTCAGAAATTATTTGTGTGCAAGCACCCAAAATTTCTTCAATGCAAATGCGCTCACTATCGTGAGCAGCGCCTCGCTCCTCATTTGCGCGTGTAAGCAAAGCTTTCACGCGCGGCACTCGCGAGTCATGCGAGAGCGAGCACAGCTCTCTTCAGCTTCACTCGGGTAACACTGTGAGCAAGCTCCCGTGTTACCCTCGCTTGCTGAAGATCTGGCTCTCGCACGACGTCGCTCACTTGCGCGTGTAGCTCAGCTGGTAGAGCATTCGACTGATACTCGAAAGGTCCCAGGTTCGATCCCTGGCACGCGCACCATAAAATAAATAACCGGCATTTTGTGCCGGTTATTTATTTTATAGACGACAGTCAGGGATCGAACCGTGAAGGGGACGGGAAACGGTAGTTTCCCGTGGAGGAAAATACTAAAAACCGAGAGGTTTTTAGAGCGCAGCGCAAGCGAGCAGTGAGTGTCCCTGGCACGCGCACAAGAATTCTCCCTAGGTTTAACCTAGGGAGAATTTATTTGTATGAAAGTTCAAATTCTACACTGGATACAAAATACTGAATACACTATACTGTTTCTATGATGATCGTATTCTGGACAATTGTTTTTATTGCCGCACTGATCGCGTTGGTCAAAGGGGCGGACTGGCTGATAGGCGGAGCCGAGCGTATCGGTCTTGCTGTCGGCATGTCTTCCTTTATTATCGGTGTGACGATCGTTGCTATCGGAACATCGTTCCCGGAGCTTATTGCTTCAATCTCTGCCCTTATGAAGGGAGTGCCGGAAGTGATCGTCGCGAACGCTGTTGGTTCGAATATTACAAATATTCTTTTGGTTATCGGTCTGTCTGCTCTTATAGGCCGTCAGCTTTCGGTTGAGAAGAATCTGATAGATCTTGATCTTCCGCTTTTAGCAGCGGGGACGGGAATCTTTCTAGTTGTTGCTTGGGATGGAACGATCAACCCTCTCGAGTCGATCGTCCTTGTCCTTAACTTCGCTGTGTATCTCGTTTATACGGTCACTCAACGAGACAGGACGGTGGTGCATTTACCGGAAGAAGAGATTTCCAAAGAAGAGCAAAAGCATCCGAAACGTTACATAAAAAAAGACATAGTGCTTATAATTTGTGGAGCAGCCAGTCTTGCTCTGGGTGCTCATTTTCTTATCGATTCGATCATTGTTTTCTCTACCCTTCTTGGGTACTCAACGGGATTGATCACTATCACTGCGGTGGCGTTGGGAACATCTCTGCCGGAACTTGCTGTTTCAGCTCGGGCGGTAATTCAAGGTAAAACGGAAGTAGCAGTAGGAAATATCTTTGGATCAAACGTTTTTAATATCCTCATGGTTGTCGGTGTTCCGGGTATTTTTAGTACGTTGCCGCTCGATGAGCAGACGCTCGCTGTCGGTGTCCCGGTTCTCGCATTGGCTACTTTCCTTTTTGTTATTTCAGGTATTTCACGATGCATTCATGCATGGGAGGGAAGCTTCTATCTTTCGCTGTACATACTCTTTCTCGCTAAAGTGTTCGGATTGTTTTAAGCAGTATATTGCTAATATGGCTAGAACATGGTATTGTATTTTCTTATGCCATTTAGAAAAAAAACAAAAATTGTTGCAACGATAGGTCCGGTAAGTCAGGACGAAAAAACTCTCGAGAAATTAGCCAAGGCCGGAATGAATGTGGTGCGTTTAAATTTCTCTCACGGTGATTTTGAAGAACACCAGGGCAAGGTGGACGCAGCCCGTGCTGTCGAAAAAACGATCGGCCGACCGATCGCTATTCTCCAAGACCTCTCCGGTCCGAAGATCAGGATCGGAGATTTTTATAAAGAAAAGGTTGTACTCAAGAAGGGAAGCGAATTTACTCTTACAACTCAAAAGATCGTAGGCGATGAAACAAAGGCGCATGTGAACTATAAGTTGCTACCCAAGGAACTCGCTAAGGGTGACCAGGTATTACTTGATGATGGAAAAAAACGCCTCACCGTGGTTCGTACTACAAAAACAGATGTGGTCTGCAAGGTTGTCGTAGGCGGTGAAACAAAAGGTCGCCGTGGAGTTAATCTCCCGGGTGCAAATATTTCTATCGATGCTCTAACACCTAAAGACAAAAAAGATCTTGAATTCGGTATTACAAACGACGTTGATTTCATTGCGCTCTCATTTGTTCGTCGGCCGAAGGATGTGACAAAGCTCCGCACTATTCTCAAGAAGCGTGGTTCGGATGCGATGATCATCTCGAAGATCGAGACACAGGAAGCTATAACAAACATCGATGAGATCATTGAATTATCTGACGGTATCATGGTTGCCCGCGGTGACCTAGCTATCGAAGTGCCGGCTGAAAAAGTTCCGGAGTTGCAGAAAGAGATCATTGCTAAATGTAATCGTCTTGGTAAGCCGGTTATTACCGCCACTCAGATGCTTGAGAGCATGATCCACTCACCGGTACCGACACGCGCTGAGGTGTCCGACGTTGCTAATGCTATTTTTGACGGTACCGACGCGGTTATGCTCTCGGAGGAAACAACGCTTGGTGAATATCCGGTTGAGGCGGTCGAGACAATGGCCCGTGTTGCTCAAGAGGTGGAAAGTAATTATAAAGAGCGTTATGCACTAAACGGAGGCGTGGAAATTAGTACGACTGATGCCGTAACTACATCGGTTGTAGAAACATCTCACGATATAGATGCCACTCTTATTGTTGCGGCTACGCTAAAAGGATTCAGTGCTCGCATGCTCTCACGGCACAAGCCGCTTCCGCTGATCCTCTCGCTTACACCAAACAAGAAAACCTGGCACCAGCTCCAGTTGTCGTTTGGTGTCTTTCCGGTTCTCACAAAAGAGTTAACGTCGGTTGAAGATGTTTTTGACGCGGTACGAGTTCAGGCACCTAAGTTCAAGTTAGCAAAGAAAGGCGACAAGGTTGTCGTGGTTGCTGGTGTGCCGTTCTCTTCCAAGTCACCTATGGAGACGAACATGATGCTGGTGGAAACGGTATAAGAAATTTGGTACAGTTTTTCTGTCGCGAAGGGCACGTGGCGGAATTGGTAAGCAAAGCTTGCTCCGGCTGCGCTCAGGAAAAATAAAAGTAAACTTTTGTTTTCTCCTTCGCTTGTCGGAGTAAGCAAAGCTTCCTTGAACTGCGTTCAGACGGAACGAAAATAAATTTTCGACCGCTCCTCACTTGTTCAAGTAAGCAAAGCTTGCTCCGGCTGCGCTCGCGGATCATGCAAAAGCAAGCTTTTGCGCGATACCGCTCACTTGCCGGAGTAGACGCGTACCGCTTCTATATCTTTAAACATATATAGTTACAATAGTGTAGAGTAATATAGGTTCGCCGTGGTGGCGGAATTGGTAGACGCGTACGCTTCAGGAGCGTATGTCCTTACGGACATGGAGGTTCAAATCCTCTCCACGGCACCGGTACAAAGAGACAGTGCGGCTTTACAAAAAAACACCTGATCGATCAGGTGTTTTTTGTTGTGTAATAAGGTTCTATGTTAGCGCCTTTCAACCGTTCTTTCATTCGTAGCGTCCACTATAAAGTCTACGAGCTCTATCAGGAGCCATCCAATAATTGCGTAGATAAGGATGGCAAAGAGGGTCGAGAATTCTAAGATAAAGTTTGCTTCAACCACAGGCGTGGGAAACATTCCCTGGAACGGCACTAGCAACGGCTCGGTCATGCCGTATATCCAAGCCACAAAGCCGGCATTTGGATTGGCTCCAAGCAGTTTAAGTACTAACCGGAGACCAAGAAAGATCAGAACAAGGCCTATAATTATATTGATCAAGCGAAGGAGAACTATACGAGTTGTCATAATGAAGTAAAACTAAGAATAAATAATACATACTGCTTATTATATTAAGACAGGATAACCCCTGTATTTCTTTCAATAACAGGTTGTTGTCATATTTTAGAATTGTTTATACCACAATGTCTTGAAAATTTTACGGGCACTATCCTTTGTAGTATCATTTTGAAGTAATGAAGAAACGACCTCGAACAGTAGTCCGCTCGCAGGCAATGTATGATAAGTATGTGCAATACAAGGAGACTGCTCCAGAGGGGTGCCCGCTTTGCAAAGCTAATCCTATTAAAGAGTACAAGTACTGGAAACTCATTCCGAATGATTTCCCCTATGACGTGATCGCCCAAGAGCACTGCATGCTGATACCCAAAGACCATACCGGATTCTTTGAAGATCTCAGCGAGGCGGCAAAGAGTGAGTACTACGCGCTGCTCAAAAAACTCGATCACTTTGATTCGCTGTTCAATAACTTTCAAAAAAACCAGACGATCCCCGAGCATTTTCATGTGCATTTGATCACCTATAAATTAGCCCAGTAGCATAACTTCCTTATGAAACAGTACACCCACTATTTTAAAGATAAACACATCACCGTAATGGGTCTAGGGTTGCTGGGGCGCGGCGTGGGAGATGCTCGTTTTTTGGCTGAACAAGGGGCTAAGGTGTTGGTAACTGATCTCAAAACCGAAGACGAGTTACGGGAGAGTGTTGAGCAGTTAAAAGAATATGAGAATATCTCGTTCGTGCTCGGTGGGCACCGCGAAGAAGATTTTGCCGGTAAAGATGGAGAGAATGTGCCGGATATGGTGATCAAGGCTGCCGGCGTGCCGTTTGATTCGCCGTATGTTCAGGCAGCTCAAAATGCCGGCGTGTCGGTGACCATGTCGACAGCACTGTTCGCTAAGCTCACCCCGGCAACGATCATAGGCATAACCGGCACGCGGGGGAAGTCGACCGTTACTCATCTTGTTGCGGATATCCTCGAAGCATCGGGCAAGAATGTGTTTCGAGGAGGGAACGTACAAGGGGTTTCGACACTAGAGCATCTGCCGGAGAGTACCGAAGGGGAAGTTGCCGTGCTTGAGCTGGACTCGTGGCAGCTACAGGGATTCTCTGAGGAAAAGATATCTCCGCACATCGCTGTGTTCGCTACATTCAAGGCTGATCACATGAACTATTATACTTCAACCGGGCTCAGTACAGGCAAAGCGATGGATCGGTATCTCGAAGACAAGGCGAACATTTTTAAATATCAAACTGCTGATGATCTGTTGGTGCTGGGTGAGCAGTGTGCCGAGATCATCCAAGAGAAATATTCCAATATAAAAAGCAATGTCGGTATTGCTTCGGCGAACGATGTGCCGGATGACTGGTCGCTACCACTTCCCGGTGAGCATAACCGGTCGAACATTGCCTGTGCACTGAAAGCAGTAGAGTCATTTGATATACCAAGCGCAACAATCCGGCAGGCGGTAGAAAATTTCAAGAGCGTACCCGGTCGTCTTGAGAGTATTGGTCTAGTGAGTGGAGTGGAGGTGTACAACGACAACAACGCAACCACACCGGATGCAACCGTCGTCGCTCTCAGTGCACTTAGGAGCAAGGCGTCTAAGTCAGTGGTGTTGATCGCCGGCGGTGCGGACAAAGGGCTCGAGACCAATGAGCTACTCGAAGCAATTCAGAAATATTGTAGAACGGTTGTGTGGTTGCCGGGAACCGGGACAGATCGTATAAAAGATAGCGTTGAAGGCGTTGAAACATTTGAGGTTAAAAATATGCAGGAAGCGGTAGAAAAAGCCTTTGATAAAGCAGAGGAAACGGATACCGTGTTGTTCTCTCCGGCCTTTGCGTCGTTTGGGTTGTTTAAGAATGAATATGACCGTGGAGAAAAATTTTTACAGGAGATACAGGAGCTGTAGAAATGCCCGCCCGAGGCTGGTCAGCCTCTGCCTGAAATATCACCTGCGTCGTATAAATGTATTAAAAAACGGCTCGATCCTTGGATCGAGCCGTTTGATTTCCTTTTTGAGAAGGTCAGCAAGAGTCAGCCAGAGAAGACCAGTATGCCGTTGCGCCCGCTTGCGTTGCCATCCCGTCGATGCGAATGCCATTGGTGCGCACCCGTAGGGGAAAGATCGCTTGCGGTGCAAATGGTGTCGTATTCAGCACGTACGTTGTATTCCCTGAACTGTGCCTGCACCAGCGCACGCACATCGATACAGCCTTCCCTCCTTCGCCCCGGGATCAGGGTGTTGGTAACGAAGCTGCCCCAGCGGGTCTGGATGTAGTTCGTGAGAATTTCGTTAAAGGTGCCGTAATCGGCGCGGTCGAACGGGTGCTTGAACATCGAGGCGCGGATGCCGCAGACGCTGTGCGCCGAGAGATCTTCCGGTGAGCAGCCCGGGTAAGACGCGAATTGAGTCATCAGGCGTTGGACCACCGAGTCAAAGTCTCGGGACGATGAGGGTGCTCGGTGAAGGTTGTGGTCAACCAAGGAATTTCGTCCGGTGTGGAGCACGTATACTTCACCGGTTCGGTGGCACTTTACCACGGTCGTGTGGCAGTCTGCGGTCCGAAACAGTGCTCCTACCGTCGGCGAGTCAGGAGGAAGTATCACTCCGTCAGTCGCTACTCCTCGGTGAATGGTCACATTGCCGATCGAAATAGTTGGCTCAAACTCGTCGGCGGTAGTGATCCGGGTGTTGCTTTCGCTGAGATTGGGGACCAGGATGTCCGTGAGTCCGTTCTCTTCAGCGATCGCTTGAAGGGTCTCCAGGTCTGCTCGTGCGACGTTGCTCTCTCCGGTGGGGTCATCACCGATCCAGCGGTAGCGAAAGTCCAGTGGTTTTCCGTACAGCTGAATGTTGACATCTCCATGGACGCGCAGTCGCTTGGTCGGCTTGGTCTGTAGGGTTGGTGGCATAATACGCTCCTCAAAAAAGGTTCACTGAGTTCTACTGAGTAAGGACAGCTTGAAGGATTAAAGCACATTGAACTTCATGCGTCAATTTATCGTGCATATATTGTATGCATGGCAGGTGTGCTATAGTTGCGCTATGGAGAAAAAACACTACTATTTCATCGGCATCGGAGGCATCGGTATGAGCGCGCTGGCGCGAATGATGCTTAATGAAGGCCATACAGTAAGCGGGTCAGACCGGGCTCAGTCTAAGCTTACCGAAACCCTCGAGACCGAAGGAGTTTCTGTGGTATACGAGCAAAACGCTCAAAATATTACGGATGAGATCGATCAGGTGGTGTATACAATGGCGATCCCACAAGATCACCCGGAGCTTGCGGCTGCACGTGAAGGGGGACTGGTGACACTCTCATACCCCGAGATGCTCGGTGAGATCTCCAAGGACAAGTACACCATAGCGATCGCGGGTACGCACGGCAAAACAACCACAACAGCAATGGTGGCGCGTATTCTCATTGAAGCCGGATACGATCCGACAGTGATCGTCGGTAGCTTGCTTCGTAAAGGTTCGGTTGATACATCGACTGACACAGCTGAAAAAGAGCAGTGGGGTTCGAATTTTATTCCCGGCAAAAGCGACTATCTTGTTGTTGAAGCGTGCGAGTACAAGCGCTCATTTCTGCACTTGAATCCGAACGTGCTTATCATTACGAATATCGAGGAAGATCATCTCGACTACTATAAAAATCTAGCTGATATTCAGTCAGCGTTCGATAAGCTTGCGGAGA from Candidatus Paceibacterota bacterium includes the following:
- the murD gene encoding UDP-N-acetylmuramoyl-L-alanine--D-glutamate ligase, which produces MKQYTHYFKDKHITVMGLGLLGRGVGDARFLAEQGAKVLVTDLKTEDELRESVEQLKEYENISFVLGGHREEDFAGKDGENVPDMVIKAAGVPFDSPYVQAAQNAGVSVTMSTALFAKLTPATIIGITGTRGKSTVTHLVADILEASGKNVFRGGNVQGVSTLEHLPESTEGEVAVLELDSWQLQGFSEEKISPHIAVFATFKADHMNYYTSTGLSTGKAMDRYLEDKANIFKYQTADDLLVLGEQCAEIIQEKYSNIKSNVGIASANDVPDDWSLPLPGEHNRSNIACALKAVESFDIPSATIRQAVENFKSVPGRLESIGLVSGVEVYNDNNATTPDATVVALSALRSKASKSVVLIAGGADKGLETNELLEAIQKYCRTVVWLPGTGTDRIKDSVEGVETFEVKNMQEAVEKAFDKAEETDTVLFSPAFASFGLFKNEYDRGEKFLQEIQEL
- a CDS encoding YggT family protein, yielding MTTRIVLLRLINIIIGLVLIFLGLRLVLKLLGANPNAGFVAWIYGMTEPLLVPFQGMFPTPVVEANFILEFSTLFAILIYAIIGWLLIELVDFIVDATNERTVERR
- the pyk gene encoding pyruvate kinase, which gives rise to MPFRKKTKIVATIGPVSQDEKTLEKLAKAGMNVVRLNFSHGDFEEHQGKVDAARAVEKTIGRPIAILQDLSGPKIRIGDFYKEKVVLKKGSEFTLTTQKIVGDETKAHVNYKLLPKELAKGDQVLLDDGKKRLTVVRTTKTDVVCKVVVGGETKGRRGVNLPGANISIDALTPKDKKDLEFGITNDVDFIALSFVRRPKDVTKLRTILKKRGSDAMIISKIETQEAITNIDEIIELSDGIMVARGDLAIEVPAEKVPELQKEIIAKCNRLGKPVITATQMLESMIHSPVPTRAEVSDVANAIFDGTDAVMLSEETTLGEYPVEAVETMARVAQEVESNYKERYALNGGVEISTTDAVTTSVVETSHDIDATLIVAATLKGFSARMLSRHKPLPLILSLTPNKKTWHQLQLSFGVFPVLTKELTSVEDVFDAVRVQAPKFKLAKKGDKVVVVAGVPFSSKSPMETNMMLVETV
- a CDS encoding glycosyl hydrolase 108 family protein yields the protein MLLLTLVVTTMVATTAFADETPETTFQKATAFVLDSEGGYSDHVADTGGATNYGVTQVAYDSWQDSLDKRRRPVSQIELWEVKGIYYAYWLEARCYEIEEVSPALAIAHFDWAINAGPSQAMRTLQRCIGTEADGIWGPKTRAAFLKSDPAEVLEEYFERRERFYRSQPEERRDAFLSGWLNRLDKLRNFLSDREE
- a CDS encoding calcium/sodium antiporter gives rise to the protein MMIVFWTIVFIAALIALVKGADWLIGGAERIGLAVGMSSFIIGVTIVAIGTSFPELIASISALMKGVPEVIVANAVGSNITNILLVIGLSALIGRQLSVEKNLIDLDLPLLAAGTGIFLVVAWDGTINPLESIVLVLNFAVYLVYTVTQRDRTVVHLPEEEISKEEQKHPKRYIKKDIVLIICGAASLALGAHFLIDSIIVFSTLLGYSTGLITITAVALGTSLPELAVSARAVIQGKTEVAVGNIFGSNVFNILMVVGVPGIFSTLPLDEQTLAVGVPVLALATFLFVISGISRCIHAWEGSFYLSLYILFLAKVFGLF
- the secF gene encoding protein translocase subunit SecF, coding for MFITQNKTIFFAVAGGLAALALVAILSFGLKFGIEFTGGSTFEVRYETERPAQERVEGVITPLFDRSVSVRPAGDSSYIIQTPFVQDDEHSEVMEQLSFGGELEVIEERFSSVGPSIGEELRAKALVAIALVVTGIVLFVAFSFRRGMDTEGNYLNEGVSSWYYSLAAIVALIFDILIPTGLFALLGVALGAEVDVLFVTALLAIIGFSVNDTIVVFDRVRENLQVNRETNHKENFDETVGKSLTQSFARSINTSLTTSLVLIALYVFGGAVTQAFALTLLVGVLAGTYSSLFIASPLLVKFQEWGEKRNS
- a CDS encoding laccase domain-containing protein, with the protein product MPPTLQTKPTKRLRVHGDVNIQLYGKPLDFRYRWIGDDPTGESNVARADLETLQAIAEENGLTDILVPNLSESNTRITTADEFEPTISIGNVTIHRGVATDGVILPPDSPTVGALFRTADCHTTVVKCHRTGEVYVLHTGRNSLVDHNLHRAPSSSRDFDSVVQRLMTQFASYPGCSPEDLSAHSVCGIRASMFKHPFDRADYGTFNEILTNYIQTRWGSFVTNTLIPGRRREGCIDVRALVQAQFREYNVRAEYDTICTASDLSPTGAHQWHSHRRDGNASGRNGILVFSG